The region GCGCACGGCGCTGGCGATCGGCGCGGACCGCGCGATCCTGATCGAATCGAACGAAGAGCTGCAGCCGCTGGCGGTCGCCAAGCTGCTGAAGGCGCTGGTCGACAGGGAACAGCCGCAGCTGATCATCCTCGGCAAGCAGGCCATCGACGACGATTCGAACCAGACCGGCCAGATGCTCGCCGCGTTGGCTGGCCTGCCGCAAGCGACGTTTGCTTCCAGGGTCGTGGTGGCTGACGGTAAGGCGACGGTGTCGCGTGAAGTTGACGGTGGCGCGGAAACGCTGTCTTTGAACCTGCCCGCCGTGGTCACGACCGACCTGCGTCTGAACGAGCCGCGCTATGTGACGCTGCCGAACATCATGAAGGCGAAGAAGAAGCCGCTGGAAACGATCAAGCCGGAAGACCTGGGCGTTGACGTGACGCCGCGCCTGAAGACGCTGAAAGTCGCCGAGCCGCCGAAGCGCTCCGCCGGTGTGATGGTGCCGGATGTGAAGACGCTGGTCGAGAAGCTGAAGACCGAAGCCAAGGTGCTGTGAGGGAGACAGAGCAAATGACGAATCTGGTAATTGCTGAACACGACAACGCGTCGATCAAGGCCGCGACGCTGAACACGATTGCAGCCGCGCAGAAGATTGGCGGTGATATTCACGTGCTGGTGGCGGGTCACAACGCGCAAGCGGCGGCCGATGCTGCGGCGAAGATTGCAGGTGTTTCGAAGGTGCTGCTCGCTGACGCGCCGCAACTCGAAGCGGGCCTCGCAGAAAACGTCGAAGCGACGGTGCTGAACATTGCGAAGGACTATTCGCACATCCTCGCGCCGGCCACCGCCTACGGCAAGAACATCGCGCCGCGTATCGCCGCGAAGCTGGACGTCGCCCAGATCAGCGACATCACGGCAGTGGACAGCGCCGACACGTTCGAGCGCCCGATCTACGCAGGTAACGCCATCGCAACGGTTCAATCCGCTGATCCGATCAAGGTCATCACGGTTCGTTCGACCGGCTTCGACCCGGTTGCGGCCGTTGGTGGCAGCGCATCGGTCGAGAAGATCGAAGCGGCAGCCGACAGCGGCCTGTCGCAATTCGTGAGCCGTGAAGTGACGAAGCTGGACCGTCCGGAACTGACCTCGGCGAAGATCATCGTGTCGGGTGGCCGGGGGCTCGGCAACGGCGAGAACTACACCAAGGTTCTGGAGCCGCTGGCGGACAAGCTGGGCGCAGCGCTCGGCGCATCGCGCGCGGCAGTGGACGCGGGCTTCGTGCCGAACGACTATCAGGTGGGCCAGACCGGCAAGATCGTCGCGCCGCAACTGTATGTTGCAGTCGGCATCTCGGGTGCGATCCAGCATCTGGCCGGCATGAAGGACTCGAAGGTGATCGTGGCGATCAACAAGGACCCGGAAGCGCCGATTTTCAGCGTCGCCGATTATGGTCTGGTGGGCGACCTGTTCACGGTCGTGCCGGAACTCGTTAGCGAGCTCGGCTAACCACCGCGGCGTCCTGTAAAAAGGCGTCTGGCAGCGAATGAAGGGCGCAGGACCTATCAAGTCCAGCGCCCTTTTTATATCAAGGCAGGAGGAGAACTGACATGTATAACGCGCCCATCAAGGACATGCTGTTCGCGATGAAAGAGCTGGCCGGTCTCGAAGAGATCGCTAAATTGCCCGGCTTCGAAGACGCGAATCTCGACACGGCTCAAGCCGTCCTCGAAGAGTCGGCGAAACTGTGCGGCGAAGTGCTGGCGCCGCTGAACGTCGAAGGCGACCGCAACCCGAGCAGTTGGAAGGATGGCGTGGTGACAGCGACGCCCGGGTTCAAGGACGCGTTCCGCCAGTTCGCGGAAGGCGGCTGGCAAGGCGTGCAACACCCGGTCGACTATGAGGGCCAGGGGCTGCCGAAGCTGATCGCCACGCCGTGCGTCGAGATGCTCAATGCGTCGAACCTGTCGTTCGCGCTGTGTCCGCTGCTGACCGACGGCGCGATCGAAGCGCTGCTCACCGCCGGCACTGAAGCGCAAAAACAAACCTATGTGCCCAAGCTGATTTCCGGCGAGTGGACCGGCACGATGAACCTGACCGAGCCGCAGGCCGGCTCCGATCTCGCGCTGGTGCGCACGCGCGCCGAGCCGCAAGGAGACGGTTCGTTCAAGCTGTTCGGCACGAAGATTTTCATCACGTGGGGCGAGCACGATATGGCGAAGAACATTGCCCATCTCGTGCTGGCGCGCACGCCGAACGCGCCGGAAGGCGTGAAGGGCATTTCGCTTTTCATCGTGCCGAAGTTTCTCGTCAACGAAGACGGCTCGCTCGGTGAGCGCAATGACGTGCATTGCGTGTCGATCGAGCACAAGCTCGGCATCAAGGCGAGCCCGACCGCGGTGCTGCAATTCGGCGATCACGGCGGCGCGATCGGTCACCTGATCGGCGAAGAAAATCGCGGCCTCGAATACATGTTCATCATGATGAACGCGGCACGTTTCGCCGTGGGCATGCAGGGCGTCGGCGTGTCGGACCGCGCGTATCAGAAGGCCGTCGCGTACGCGAAGGATCGCGTGCAGAGCCGTCCAGTGGATGGCTCCGCGAAGCAATCTGTTGCGATCATTCAGCACCCGGACGTGCGCCGCATGCTGTCGACGATGCGTGGCCTGACCGAAGCGTCGCGTGCATTGGCCTACGTTGCCGCCGCCCACTGCGATATCGCGCATCGTCATCCGGACGAAGCAAAACGCGCCGAGCATCAGGCGATCTACGAATACCTCGTGCCGATCGTGAAGGGGTGGAGCACAGAGTTGTCGATCGACGTGACGAGTCTTGGCGTGCAGGTGCACGGCGGCATGGGTTTCATCGAGGAAACGGGCGCTGCGCAGTACTACCGCGACGCGCGCATCCTGCCGATCTACGAAGGCACGACCGCGATCCAGGCGAATGATCTGATCGGCCGCAAGACGGTGCGAGACGGTGGCGCGGTGGCGAAGTCGCTGCTGGCTGACGTAGCTGAAACCGTCGACGCGCTCGGCGCACAGCAAGGCCCTGCGTTTGAATCGATGAAGAAGTATCTGGCGCAAGGACATCGGTCGCTGAGCGCCGCGGTCGATTTCGTTGTCGCTCACACGAAATCGGATCCCAATGCGGTGTTCGCCGGCGGCGTGCCGTATCTGAAGCTCGCGGGCATCGTGCTGGGCGGTTGGCAGATGGCGCGCGCGTTGCTCGTGGCTGCTGAAAAGCGCGCCGAAGATCCGTCGTTCTACGGCGCTAAGATCGCCACCGCGCAGTTCTATGCCGAGCACGTGTTACCGCAAGCGTCGGCACTTGAAGCTTCTATCGTTAGCGCTAAGGGCGGCGAGGGTGTGCTGGCGTTGTCGGAAGATCAGTTCTGATGCTTCACCTATCTCGAGCGACGTAGCGAAAGCTCGGGCGTAAAAAAACAAACGGCGCCTTGTGAGGCGCCGTTTGTTTTTGTCAGGCTGGTCCGTCTGCAATAACAATCCTGCGCAGACCGGCTCAACCGCTCGCGAAGCGTTAAAGCTTAAGCATAAGCCGGACGATGCGCTTCGGCGCTCTCGCCGAGATAGCGGTGCGCCGACAGGTCGTCCGCCTTGATCGCCGGTTGCTTGCCCGACATCACGTCGGCCAGCAACTGACCCGAGCCGCACGACATCGTCCAGCCGAGCGTGCCGTGGCCCGTGTTCAGGAACAGGTTCGGCACGGGCGTGCGGCCGACGATCGGCGTGCCGTCCGGCGTCATCGGGCGCAGGCCGGTCCAGAAGGTGGCCTTCGACGTATCGCCGCCGCCCGGGAACAGATCGTTCACGCAGAGCTCAAGCGTTTCGCGGCGCGCCTGGCGCAACGACTTGTCGAAGCCGACGATCTCCGCCATGCCGCCGACGCGAATCCGGTCGTCGAAACGCGTGATCGCGATCTTGTAGGTTTCGTCGAGCACGGTCGACACCGGCGCCGCCGCCGCGTTGACGATCGGCGCGGTGATCGAATAACCCTTGAGCGGATAGACCGGAATCTTCACGAGGCCGGACAGGAATTGGGTCGAGTACGAACCGAGCGCGACGACGAACGAATCCGCGCGCACCAGTTCGCTACCGCATTGCACGCCGGCGATGCGGTCGCCCGCCATCGCGAGTGCATCGATCGGCGTGTTGTAGCGGAATTTGACGCCCAGTCGCTCGGCCAGCGCGGCGAGGCGCGTGGTGAACATCTGGCAGTCGCCGGTTTCGTCGCCCGGCAGACGCAGGCCGCCCGTCAGCTTGTGCGAGACCGCGGCGAGCGCCGGTTCGGCTTGAGCGAGTTCGGCGGCCGACAGCAGTTCGTACGGCACATTGGCGTCTTTCAGCACCGCGATATCTTTCGCGGCGCCGTCGAATTGTTGTTGCGTGCGGAACACCTGCAACGTGCCGCCGGTGCGGCCTTCGTACTGGATACCGGTGTCGGCGCGCAGCGCCTGCAGACAATCGCGGCTGTATTCGGCAAGGCGGACCATGCGGCCCTTGTTCACCGCATAACGCGACTCCGTGCAGTTCTGCAGCATCTGCCACATCCACTGCAGCTGGAATTGCGTGCCGTCGAGGCGGATCGCCAGCGGGGCATGCTTCTGGAACATCCACTTGACCGCCTTCAGCGGCACGCCAGGCGCCGCCCACGGTGATGCATACCCCGGTGAAATCTGGCCGGCGTTGGCAAAACTGGTTTCGAGCGCCGGGCCGGCCTCGCGATCGATCACGGTCACGTCATGACCCGCACGCGCCAGATAATAAGCACTCGTCACCCCGACGACGCCACTGCCCAAAACGACGACTCGCATAGTTGCTCCGAAAAGATTTGAGGGCGGTGTGTTCGTCGATTCGTTTGGATTCGTTCGATTCACGAGGTGTAATGCGGTTCGCCCAGTGTTAACCGCTATACTATTAACAGTCAGGTAGGTTTTGTTATTGTATTTTCAGGATTTTCAGAAAAAACATCATGCGTACACAGCGCCACCCGGTTCGCGCCCTCGACAAACTCGATCACAGGATCCTGCGGCTGCTGCAGGAGGACGGCCGCATGGCGATGAAAGACCTCGCCGAGCAGGTCGGGCTGTCGGTAACGCCGTGCATTGAGCGTGTCAAGCGCATGGAGCGTGACGGCGTGATCACCGGCTATCACGCGCGCGTGAATCCGGCGGAATTGGGCGCGGCGTTGCTGGTGTTCGTCGAAATCACGCTCGATCACAAAAGCGGCAACATGTTCGACCAGTTCCGCCGCGAGGTGCAGAAGATCCCAGAGGTGCTGGAGTGCCACCTCGTCTCGGGCGATTTCGACTATCTGATCAAGGCGCGTATCGGCGAAATGGCCGACTACCGGAAGCTGCTGGGCGACATCCTGCTGCAACTGCCCGGCGCGGTGCAGTCGAAGAGCTATGTGGTGATGGAAGAGATCAAGGAAACGCTGACCATCGCGGTCGGTGATCAAGCGGCGCGGTAGGGTGAGGCTGGGCTCGACAAACGGCGTAAACACTGTATATTTATACAGGTGTTCTGCGACGTTTTTGTTTGCCGTCTTTGTTTTTGCCCGCTCGAGCCGTGACCCATCCCGACACCGAATTTCCGATCGCTCCGCCCGCGCCTCGCAAAGGGCGCGGTGCGGTGACGAACCTGCAGGGCCGCTATGAAGTCGACCAGCGCGAAGCGGTGGACGACGGCTGGCTGCCGTCCAGCGAGGATGACGAGGGGTCGAAGGTCTTGCGTACCCAGGTATTCGAAGAGCAGGCCAAGACCATTCTCACCCGCAATGCGTCGCCGGATATCCCGTTTAGCGTGTCGCTGAATCCGTATCGCGGCTGTGAACACGGCTGTATATATTGTTTCGCGCGGCCCACGCATAGTTATTTAGGTCTGTCGCCCGGGCTCGATTTCGAAAGCCGTATCTATGCGAAGGTCAATGCGCCGGAATTGCTCGAGCGCGAACTGTCGAAGAAGTCCTATGTGCCGGAGCCGATTGCTCTAGGCGTTAATACAGACGCATGGCAGCCCACCGAACGCGACTTGCGCCTCACGCGGCGGGTGATCGAGGTGCTCAGCGAGCGCGGCCAACCGTTTGCGGCGATCACCAAATCATCGCTGATCGAGCGCGATATCGATCTGCTCGCGCCGATGGCGGCGCGCGGGCAGTTCATGGCGGCGATCACGATCACCACGCTGGACGCGGACGTCGCCCGCACGCTCGAACCGCGAGCGGCCACGCCGTCGCGCCGCCTGCGCACGATTCGTACTTTGAGCGAGGCAGGGATTCCGGTGGGCGTGAGCATCGCGCCGGTGATTCCGTTCGTCACCGAACCGGACATGGAGCGCGTGCTGGAAGCCTGTGCGGAGGCTGGAGCAAGCAATGCGAGCTATATCGTGCTGCGCTTGCCGTGGGAAGTCGCGCCGCTATTCAAGGATTGGCTTGCGGCGCATTTTCCCGATCGTGCGGATCGGGTGATGAGTCGCGTGCGCGATATGCGGGGCGGGAAGGACTACGACTCGTCGTTCGCGCATCGAATGAAGGGCGAGGGCTTGTGGGCGGATCTGCTCAAGCAGCGGTTCCACAAAGCGGTGCGCCGTCTTGGTCTGAACGAGCGAGATCGTGGGATCCTGGATATGTCGCACTTTCGCCGTATGGAGCCGTCGCGCCCGGCCCACCCGGCGCGCGACGATCCGCAACTCGATCTTTTTTAGCGCAGCGGCGCCGCGTTATTGCGACAGCGCTTTGGCCGCTTGCACCTGGCTTTCGAAGTATGTCTGGAACAAGATTGCGAGGCCCGTCATCAGCAGGAACGCGCCGATCAGCAGCGAAAAGATCACGACGAAAATGACCGTCCAGCCAGAGCGGCTCTTGCGCTGGGTTTGCGCGTTGAACTGCGCGTCCCATTTTTCGTCAGGACGCAGGCCATAGACGATCGCGGCGAGAAACGCCGCAAGCAGCGAAACTGCACCGGGAAATGCCAGCACCCAGCCGAGCATCGAGGTCCGCTCGCTTGCCACCACCAGCATGGCGCCCGGAATGCCGATCAGTGTGCCGATCAGATGTGCCCAGCCGTAGATGTCGCGCAGTCCATAGAGATAGAAGCGATGTGCGCCGAGGCTGCCGAAGAAGAACGCCAGCGCGGCTGTAATCGTCTTGGATCTGAAGCGCGGGGAAGTCGAAGCAAGGGTGGACATGTAGGCAAGAGCAGAGTGACAGGCGGTCGAAAGGAGCGGCGCGCTGGTGGACGCGGACCGACGCGCATTCTACGCCCGCCGCGCGTCGGCGGTCACGCGACGTGCGGCCACATCCGCGGCGCGGGTGATTGGTCGGCGCCTATTGGTGCCTGCTTCGGCGCTTGTCTGCCCGGCGAGGAGGTCAGGGCACGGCTCACGGTGCTTTATACGTAACGCGATAGACCGCGCCCGCGTAATCGTCGCTGATCAGAAGCGACCCGTCTGGCATCGGCAGTACGTCAACAGGGCGGCCCCAGACTGCTTCGCCTGGTTGAAGCCAGCCTTCGGCAAATACTTCCTGGCGCGCGTTGCTGCCGTCCGGACTGGTGATCACCCGCACGACGCGGTAACCGACCTTCGTGCTGCGATTCCACGAACCGTGCTCGGCGATGAAAATATTGTCGCGATAAGCGGCCGGAAACATTGGACCGCTGTAAAACCGCATGCCGAGCGAAGCGACGTGGGCGCCGAGTTTGACCACTGGCGGGGTAAATGAGCTGCACGGGTGGTCTTTGCCGAATTCGGGGTCGGGCGTGTCGCCGCCGTGGCAGAACGGAAAGCCGAAATCCATGCCGGCGCGCGGCGCGTGGTTCAGCTTGTCGTCCGGCACGTCGTCGCCCATCAGGTCGCGGCCGTTGTCGGTGAACCACAGCTCGTGTGTGACCGGGTGCCACGCGAAGCCGACCGTATTGCGTACGCCGCGCGCTACCACCTCATAATGGCTGCCGTCCGGGTCCATTCGTCCGATCATTGCGAAGCGATTGCGATCTTTCAGGCAGACGTTGCAGGGTGCGCCTTGCGGCACGTACAGTTTGCCGTCGGGCCCGAAAGCGATGAATTTCCAGCCATGATGAGTCTCTGTAGGCAATTTGTCGGTGACGACGACCGGCGTCGGCGGATCGTTCAGGTGGGTATCGATTGCGTCGAAGCGTAGAATTTTCGACACCGCGGACACATACAGCGCGCCGTCCCGCCACGCGACGCCTGCCGGCGTCTGCAGCCCGGAAGCGATCACATGGCGAGCCGTTACGCGCCCGTTCTGCAATTCGAGCGCGTAGACATGGCCGTCGAGGCTACCTATATAGAGCGTGCCCTTCGGCGAGAGCGCCATCCCTCGCGCGCTCGGCACAGCGTCCGACAATACCTCGATGTGGAAGCCGGGCGGCAGTTTGATGCGCTCGACCGGCAACGCGGCCAGCGCCGGCAGGGCGGTGGCGGCAAACCACAGCGCTGCCACGGTGCGTAGGGATCGCACGCTCGCGGCGCGTGTGAAGCCGGTCGGCGGAGCTAATAGGGTAAAAACGGCAAAAGGGGTGAACAGCGCAAACAGCGCAAGCGCAGCGA is a window of Paraburkholderia sp. IMGN_8 DNA encoding:
- a CDS encoding electron transfer flavoprotein subunit beta/FixA family protein; translation: MKILVPVKRVVDYNVKVRVKSDGTGVDIANVKMSMNPFDEIAVEEAVRLKEAGVATEVIAVSAGVTQSQETLRTALAIGADRAILIESNEELQPLAVAKLLKALVDREQPQLIILGKQAIDDDSNQTGQMLAALAGLPQATFASRVVVADGKATVSREVDGGAETLSLNLPAVVTTDLRLNEPRYVTLPNIMKAKKKPLETIKPEDLGVDVTPRLKTLKVAEPPKRSAGVMVPDVKTLVEKLKTEAKVL
- a CDS encoding FAD-binding protein yields the protein MTNLVIAEHDNASIKAATLNTIAAAQKIGGDIHVLVAGHNAQAAADAAAKIAGVSKVLLADAPQLEAGLAENVEATVLNIAKDYSHILAPATAYGKNIAPRIAAKLDVAQISDITAVDSADTFERPIYAGNAIATVQSADPIKVITVRSTGFDPVAAVGGSASVEKIEAAADSGLSQFVSREVTKLDRPELTSAKIIVSGGRGLGNGENYTKVLEPLADKLGAALGASRAAVDAGFVPNDYQVGQTGKIVAPQLYVAVGISGAIQHLAGMKDSKVIVAINKDPEAPIFSVADYGLVGDLFTVVPELVSELG
- a CDS encoding acyl-CoA dehydrogenase, translated to MYNAPIKDMLFAMKELAGLEEIAKLPGFEDANLDTAQAVLEESAKLCGEVLAPLNVEGDRNPSSWKDGVVTATPGFKDAFRQFAEGGWQGVQHPVDYEGQGLPKLIATPCVEMLNASNLSFALCPLLTDGAIEALLTAGTEAQKQTYVPKLISGEWTGTMNLTEPQAGSDLALVRTRAEPQGDGSFKLFGTKIFITWGEHDMAKNIAHLVLARTPNAPEGVKGISLFIVPKFLVNEDGSLGERNDVHCVSIEHKLGIKASPTAVLQFGDHGGAIGHLIGEENRGLEYMFIMMNAARFAVGMQGVGVSDRAYQKAVAYAKDRVQSRPVDGSAKQSVAIIQHPDVRRMLSTMRGLTEASRALAYVAAAHCDIAHRHPDEAKRAEHQAIYEYLVPIVKGWSTELSIDVTSLGVQVHGGMGFIEETGAAQYYRDARILPIYEGTTAIQANDLIGRKTVRDGGAVAKSLLADVAETVDALGAQQGPAFESMKKYLAQGHRSLSAAVDFVVAHTKSDPNAVFAGGVPYLKLAGIVLGGWQMARALLVAAEKRAEDPSFYGAKIATAQFYAEHVLPQASALEASIVSAKGGEGVLALSEDQF
- a CDS encoding D-amino acid dehydrogenase; the encoded protein is MRVVVLGSGVVGVTSAYYLARAGHDVTVIDREAGPALETSFANAGQISPGYASPWAAPGVPLKAVKWMFQKHAPLAIRLDGTQFQLQWMWQMLQNCTESRYAVNKGRMVRLAEYSRDCLQALRADTGIQYEGRTGGTLQVFRTQQQFDGAAKDIAVLKDANVPYELLSAAELAQAEPALAAVSHKLTGGLRLPGDETGDCQMFTTRLAALAERLGVKFRYNTPIDALAMAGDRIAGVQCGSELVRADSFVVALGSYSTQFLSGLVKIPVYPLKGYSITAPIVNAAAAPVSTVLDETYKIAITRFDDRIRVGGMAEIVGFDKSLRQARRETLELCVNDLFPGGGDTSKATFWTGLRPMTPDGTPIVGRTPVPNLFLNTGHGTLGWTMSCGSGQLLADVMSGKQPAIKADDLSAHRYLGESAEAHRPAYA
- a CDS encoding Lrp/AsnC ligand binding domain-containing protein translates to MRTQRHPVRALDKLDHRILRLLQEDGRMAMKDLAEQVGLSVTPCIERVKRMERDGVITGYHARVNPAELGAALLVFVEITLDHKSGNMFDQFRREVQKIPEVLECHLVSGDFDYLIKARIGEMADYRKLLGDILLQLPGAVQSKSYVVMEEIKETLTIAVGDQAAR
- a CDS encoding PA0069 family radical SAM protein produces the protein MTHPDTEFPIAPPAPRKGRGAVTNLQGRYEVDQREAVDDGWLPSSEDDEGSKVLRTQVFEEQAKTILTRNASPDIPFSVSLNPYRGCEHGCIYCFARPTHSYLGLSPGLDFESRIYAKVNAPELLERELSKKSYVPEPIALGVNTDAWQPTERDLRLTRRVIEVLSERGQPFAAITKSSLIERDIDLLAPMAARGQFMAAITITTLDADVARTLEPRAATPSRRLRTIRTLSEAGIPVGVSIAPVIPFVTEPDMERVLEACAEAGASNASYIVLRLPWEVAPLFKDWLAAHFPDRADRVMSRVRDMRGGKDYDSSFAHRMKGEGLWADLLKQRFHKAVRRLGLNERDRGILDMSHFRRMEPSRPAHPARDDPQLDLF
- a CDS encoding NINE protein — encoded protein: MSTLASTSPRFRSKTITAALAFFFGSLGAHRFYLYGLRDIYGWAHLIGTLIGIPGAMLVVASERTSMLGWVLAFPGAVSLLAAFLAAIVYGLRPDEKWDAQFNAQTQRKSRSGWTVIFVVIFSLLIGAFLLMTGLAILFQTYFESQVQAAKALSQ
- a CDS encoding PQQ-dependent sugar dehydrogenase; this encodes MRSLRTVAALWFAATALPALAALPVERIKLPPGFHIEVLSDAVPSARGMALSPKGTLYIGSLDGHVYALELQNGRVTARHVIASGLQTPAGVAWRDGALYVSAVSKILRFDAIDTHLNDPPTPVVVTDKLPTETHHGWKFIAFGPDGKLYVPQGAPCNVCLKDRNRFAMIGRMDPDGSHYEVVARGVRNTVGFAWHPVTHELWFTDNGRDLMGDDVPDDKLNHAPRAGMDFGFPFCHGGDTPDPEFGKDHPCSSFTPPVVKLGAHVASLGMRFYSGPMFPAAYRDNIFIAEHGSWNRSTKVGYRVVRVITSPDGSNARQEVFAEGWLQPGEAVWGRPVDVLPMPDGSLLISDDYAGAVYRVTYKAP